The Thermothelomyces thermophilus ATCC 42464 chromosome 7, complete sequence genome window below encodes:
- a CDS encoding glycosyltransferase family 4 protein (CAZy_ID 267888), which yields MAPTYNIAMVSDFFFPQPGGVESHIYQLSSKLRDRGHKVIIITHAYKGRTGVRYLTNGLKVYHVPFFVLYRSASFPTVFSFFPIFRNIVIRERINIVHGHASLSSLCHEAILHARTMGLRTVYTDHSLFGFADAASIFANKILKFSLSDVDHVICVSHTCKENTVLRASLDPLMVSVIPNAVVAENFKPLDYAEASSRSFTSRHPPPARPPGPHDMITIVVISRLFYNKGTDLLTAAIPRILQNHPHTRFIIAGDGPKAIDLEQMIEQNVLQDRVEMLGPIRHEEVRDVMVRGHIYLHPSLTEAFGTVIVEAASCGLYVVCTQVGGIPEVLPSHMTVFAKPEEDDLVAATGKAIAALRANKVRTELFHEQVKSMYSWTNVAMRTERVYNGITGAISEAEFYGYDAANGAGSWSATRGRSGVQSFALIDRLKRYYGCGIWAGKLFCLCVIVDYLIFLALELLFPRDKIDICPDWPRKERKADGKDAG from the exons AGAGCCACATCTACCAGTTGTCGTCCAAGCTGCGGGACCGGGGCCACAaggtcatcatcatcacgcACGCATACAAGGGTCGGACCGGCGTGCGCTATCTCACCAACGGCCTCAAGGTCTACCATGTTCCCTTCTTTGTTCTCTACCGCTCGGCCAGTTTTCCCAccgtcttctccttcttccccATCTTCCGAAACATCGTCATTCGTGAGCGCATCAACATCGTCCACGGCCATGCCTCTCTCAGCAGCCTATGTCACGAGGCCATCCTCCACGCCAGGACGATGGGCCTGCGGACAGTGTATACCGACCATTCGCTCTTTGGCTTTGCCGATGCCGCGAGCATCTTTGCAAATAAGATTCTCAAGTTCAGCCTCAGCGATGTGGACCATGTCATCTGTGTGAGCCACACATG CAAGGAGAACACCGTCCTTCGCGCCTCTCTCGACCCGCTTATGGTCTCCGTCATCCCCAACGCCGTCGTGGCGGAGAACTTCAAGCCGCTCGACTACGCCGAGGCCTCCTCGCGCTCCTTCACTTCCCGCCACCCACCCCCGGCCCGCCCGCCCGGACCGCACGACATGATTACCATCGTCGTCATCTCGCGCCTTTTCTACAATAAGGGCACCGACCTGCTGACCGCCGCGATCCCGCGCATCCTCCAGAACCACCCGCACACCCGCTTCATCATCGCCGGCGACGGGCCCAAGGCCATCGACCTCGAGCAGATGATCGAGCAGAACGTGCTACAGGACCGCGTCGAGATGCTCGGCCCGATCCGGCACGAGGAGGTCCGCGACGTCATGGTGCGGGGCCACATCTACCTGCACCCGTCCCTCACCGAGGCCTTCGGCACCGTCATCGTCGAGGCCGCCAGCTGCGGCCTGTACGTGGTCTGCACCCAGGTCGGCGGCATCCCCGAGGTGCTGCCCTCGCACATGACCGTCTTCGCCAAgcccgaggaggacgacctCGTCGCGGCCACCGGCAAGGCCATCGCCGCCCTGCGCGCCAACAAGGTCCGCACCGAGCTGTTCCACGAGCAGGTCAAGAGCATGTACTCGTGGACCAACGTGGCCATGCGCACCGAGCGCGTCTACAACGGCATCACGGGCGCCATCAGCGAGGCCGAGTTCTACGGGTACGACGCCGCCAACGGCGCGGGGAGCTGGAGCGCCACCAGGGGCCGCTCCGGGGTCCAGAGCTTCGCGCTCATCGACCGGCTCAAGAGGTACTACGGCTGCGGCATCTGGGCCGGCAAGCTGTTTTGCCTGTGCGTGATTGTGGATTACCTCATCTTCCTGGCCCTCGAGCTCTTGTTTCCGAGGGACAAGATCGACATATGCCCGGACTGGCCGAGGAAAGAACGGAAGGCGGATGGGAAGGACGCCGGGTGA